The window GTTTAAAGCTTATCTTACACGAGATTAACCTCTTTTCTTTGAAGTCTCAGAGATCTGAAAAGAAGGCTACGAAATTTGTGAGAAAATGAAGAATTCAATATCAGATCAAGCCTTTTTCATCGAGAGTGAAGATTATGAGGAAGACAaggactccattagaggtgaagACGATGGGAATGATTCAGAATTTTCAAATTATTCTGACGATAACCCTCAACATCAAAGAAAACCTAGTTCCTTAAACCCATCGTGGCCTCAAAGTTACAGGTATGACCCCATCTCACTTTTTTGGATTCTACTTTAATTCGTTATACAATCAACAATTTATAAGATTCCGCTGAAATTCTGTAACAACAACTGCattcagatatatatatatatatatatatatatatatatatatatatatatatatatatatataaataaggccAGTGCTTTAAGAATTGAGGAAAGCGGGTCTTGAAAATTTATGAGATTTTTTAAGGAATTTTCTTAGAGTTATGAGGATTTTTTTTAGGGAATTTGAGATTTTGCCAAATCAGCGCTCTGATCATCTCTCCCTTTCTCCGAATCTATCCCTATCTTCTTCTCTAATCCAATTCCCGAAATGGAGTTCGAATCCAACAATATTTCTGaagacaacaacaacaatcacggATGGCAGAAGGTTACTTACGCTAAGAAGAACGTGAAGAATCAGCCTAAGCAGCAGGTGCCTCAACCGAAGGCGCTTCCAAACGGATCTGTTGTCGCTGGTAATGATAATGTCTTCACTGCTATTGAGAAGAAATCGGAGGAGCGTAGGAAGGTTATAGAAGCACAGAGATTGTCGATTTATGATCCTGCTCCTCCTCCGGTTAAATCGTCAAGGAAGAAGAACTACTCCGATTATGAGGACAGCGATGAAGAGGTTGCCAATGGTGTGGCTGGGAATGATGATgttgaggagaagaagaagaaaccgaagaaaGTAAAGAAACCTAAGGTCACAATTGCGGAAGCGGCGGAGAAGATCGATGTCGACGACCTGGCTAGTTTTCTGTTGGAGGTGACGGTGAGTgaattttatatgtttattttctacAATTCAATGTTTTGATTGAGGTTTCTCTCATTACCATTTAAAATTCAACTGATTTGCGTACTGTATAGGCTTCGATCGGAACAGGAAGATATGTAATTAAGACATTTCTCTGTAGTTTTTTGTTTGGATTCAGCTTTAATTACTGTGTAGTTTATCAAAGTTTAGTATAGTTCTAGGATGAAAATTATTGTCAATATGGTTGTAGATTACATACACAACTTCATTCTCACACAATTTGATTATTAGTTGAAATATAGGAAGCTAATCTTTGTAACTTCTTTGTATGTGTTCATAGACTTCATTCGAGGCACATCAAGATATACAGTTGATGAGGTTTGCCGACTATTTTGGACGTGCATTTTCTAGCGTGACTGCTTCACAATTTCCCTGGGTGAAGTTATTGAGAGAATCTCCTGTTGCTAAGGTTGCAGATGTAAGTTCTCCTCTTAGACTCTCTCTTCATATAATGTAATTCAAAAGGATTCGAACTTATGCTGCCAAATTTTAGGCCCTGTGAGTGTGTTCTCTACTAATTAACATGATATCATCGTATAAAGATTTTGAAATCTGAATATTTCAAACTGTTTGTGTATGATTCAGTGCTTTTTGTATCAAAATATACACTTTTACTAttttccacacacacacaaagcttCTAATCCACTTTCTCTCAAGTGCAGAATCCTGTGTCACATATTCCTGAGGCTGTTTACAAAACCTCAGTTGATTGGATCAACAAACTATCCATGGAAGCCCTTAGTTCTTTTCTCCTTTGGTCCTTAGACAACATTCTTGCTGACTTTGCAATTCAACAAGGTGGCTCAAAGGGATCCAAGAAAGTTGCCCAAAAAACACCCTCAAAATCTCAGGTGGGTCTGTTTGTAGTATTAGCAATGGTGTTACGAAGGAAACCCGATACGCTAATTACCAGCAATTTAAATGACCATCTATGTAAAATGACATGATGATGCACTCCTGAAACAGGTCTGACCAATGGCATCTATATTGGGTATCTACATAGATTGGATCCACAAACTGTTAAGTTGGAGCTAAGATGCAATATATTGGAGGCTACACACACATTTATACATATTCTGTGATTCTTTGCTTTATTAGTTCAGTTGTTTAGGGTGTGTGGGGGTATTTTCGTAATTAAAGGAGATCAGGCGACAACATGATGGATGGCGCTACAACTGAAACACACTTGAGTGACCATTTGTATAATAATGTGTCGACTACTTGATACTTATATTGTAGAAAGCTGTGTTTCAACCATCACAAACTTGTGAACACATAAACTATCCAAAATTGGCCTAAATGAAGAGAAGTGGCAATTTACTTTCATTTTATCGAGTGTTGTAGCATTTTTAAT of the Lactuca sativa cultivar Salinas chromosome 6, Lsat_Salinas_v11, whole genome shotgun sequence genome contains:
- the LOC128126905 gene encoding uncharacterized protein LOC128126905 is translated as MEFESNNISEDNNNNHGWQKVTYAKKNVKNQPKQQVPQPKALPNGSVVAGNDNVFTAIEKKSEERRKVIEAQRLSIYDPAPPPVKSSRKKNYSDYEDSDEEVANGVAGNDDVEEKKKKPKKVKKPKVTIAEAAEKIDVDDLASFLLEVTTSFEAHQDIQLMRFADYFGRAFSSVTASQFPWVKLLRESPVAKVADNPVSHIPEAVYKTSVDWINKLSMEALSSFLLWSLDNILADFAIQQGGSKGSKKVAQKTPSKSQVGLFVVLAMVLRRKPDTLITSNLNDHLFKANPYGYPEMRPIRFIESQIIIPFGRTIEHEEVGAERFDKEYPYGIHHNFGKERKRTLLSNPAGMLAMFMKHALPMKMVAYISTYINDGPECLTLRCPIPSCGVVVGVDMVNVNW